In Mercurialis annua linkage group LG6, ddMerAnnu1.2, whole genome shotgun sequence, the following are encoded in one genomic region:
- the LOC126687481 gene encoding uncharacterized protein LOC126687481, protein MNQDRSWMYIRHSNGLLAEGFFDKVEEFVEFALRHPECKSGAKIKCPCSRRKCRNTNYRDPEDVKLHVLQSGFVEDYQVWVHHGEGTVLNPPPWALPSGNYDQFDYGNDEDGFDAVQRMVIDAAGPEMFTDEEPPNQEAQRFYDMMRSAEEEIWPGNNRHSPLSAATNILDIKCRHQGSVALIDDICSLMQELLPEENKMPANFAKIKKLVKGLGLPVEVIECCFYNCMLFWGEDEALTCCKVCGHERWKPVTKSNSSRKRKANVPYKKMFYFPITPRLQRLYASKATAGHMTWHAEHEMEDGKMCHPSDSPAWKRFSELHTDFADEPRNVRLGLCTDGFQPFGSFGSPYSSWPVIVTPYNLPPGMCMKDEFMFLTILVPGPRNPKNTMDIFLQPLIAELNQLWESGIRTFDIHKRQNFQMKAALMWTINDFPAYSMLSGWSTSGRLACPYCMEDTNAFTLTKSGKQSWFDCHRKFLPPGHRFRRNVTDFRKGKQEKNHFRRVKTGDELLAQVDHLGFRRAYEPHAEVINADLSKKCGWNRKSIFWDLPYWRTNVIRHNLDVMHIEKNVFDNVFNTVLNVPGKTKDHAKSRAELNDFCDRPELAQDPTTGRYPKALYALDKEQKKLLLEWIQQIKFPDGYVSNLSRCVDSTKQKMMGMKIHDCHVFMQRLLPIALRELLPKEIWEPIAELSIFFRELTATSLKGEDLKRMEEEIPKILCKLERIFPPSFFDSMEHLPVHLPYEARMAGPVQYRWMYPFERYLRKLKKKVSNKSRVEGSISSGYLMEETAKFASFYFTDGDPTLPCRLQRNEVFDTDMDDDVDRLSIFRTVGEPIGACRKRHLDEYEYVAARSYVLLNCAEIEPYRDVFEDELHAINPAITRIEVEGKLEREFVSWFEGHVKDPATCMNPYILSLAKGPLRSVKTYKGYRVNGFKFNTQDYGEDRVTMNSGVCVKGSLFGPAVSDFYGMLTDIIEIEYPALPIKRTVLFKCDWFDPTPNVGMSVHRRYNMVDVNHRRRYNKYEPFILAEQAGQVHYLPYPSKRRDKKDWWAVCRIKARSELDMPDEVILAFQDDVVEHALNVETADNPTNLVDPDEEADEEALETAPTAETADDFLPSSSDEAEDYEEL, encoded by the exons ATGAATCAggaccgcagttggatgtataTTAGACATAGTAATGGATTGCTAGCGGAAGGATTTTTTGATAAGGTTGAGGAGTTTGTCGAGTTTGCTTTACGACATCCTGAATGTAAGAGTGGGGCAAAAATAAAATGCCCGTGCTCTAGGAGAAAATGCAGAAACACAAATTACCGAGATCCAGAAGATGTCAAGTTACATGTGTTGCAGTCTGGGTTTGTTGAAGATTACCAAGTGTGGGTTCATCACGGTGAGGGCACTGTCTTGAATCCTCCTCCTTGGGCACTGCCATCGGGTAATTACGATCAGTTTGACTACGGAAATGACGAGGATGGTTTTGATGCAGTTCAGAGAATGGTGATCGATGCAGCTGGTCCTGAAATGTTTACTGATGAAGAGCCTCCTAATCAGGAAGCCCAGagattttatgatatgatgcgttcggcggaagaagaaatatggcccgGGAATAACAGACATTCCCCTTTGTCCGCAGCAACTAACATATTGGACATTAAATGTCGCCATCAGGGTTCAGTTGCTTTAATTGACGACATTTGTAGTTTAATGCAAGAATTGCTGCCAGAGGAGAACAAGATGCCAgcaaattttgctaaaattaaaaagctgGTGAAAGGTTTGGGGTTGCCGGTGGAGGTTATTGAATGCTGTTTTTACAACTGCATGCTTTTCTGGGGGGAAGATGAGGCTTTAACGTGTTGTAAAGTGTGTGGCCACGAACGGTGGAAACCAGTTACCAAAAGCAATTCTTCCAGAAAACGAAAGGCCAACGTGCCATATAAGAAGATGTTTTATTTTCCAATTACTCCGAGGCTGCAGAGGTTGTATGCGTCGAAAGCCACAGCTGGgcatatgacatggcacgccgaacatgaaatggaagacgGGAAAATGTGTCATCCGTCTGATTCTCCAGCCTGGAAACGGTTTAGTGAGTTGCATACGGATTTTGCTGACGAACCTCGAAATGTTAGACTTGGCTTATGCACTGATGGGTTTCAACCGTTTGGCAGTTTCGGGTCACCTTATTCTTCATGGCCGGTAATTGTGACGCCTTATAATCTGCCGccaggcatgtgcatgaaggatgagttcatgtttttaacgaTACTTGTCCCGGGTCCGCGTAATCCGAAAAACACTATGGACATTTTCCTCCAGCCGTTGATAGCAGAGTTAAACCAATTGTGGGAATCTGGGATCCGGACCTTTGATATTCACAAGCGTCAGAACTTTCAGATGAAAGCGGCccttatgtggacaattaatgatttCCCGGCCTATTCAATGCTATCTGGTTGGAGCACATCAGGTAGATTGGCATGTCCATATTGCATGGAAGATACGAATGCATTCACGCTTACTAAGAGTGGtaaacaatcgtggtttgaCTGCCACAGAAAGTTTCTACCTCCGGGGCACCGTTTTCGTCGAAATGTCACCGATTTTCGAAAAGGTAAACAAGAAAAAAACCATTTTCGTAGGGTGAAAACAGGAGATGAACTGTTGGCACAGGTGGACCACCTAGGCTTTAGGAGGGCATATGAGCCCCATGCAGAAGTTATTAATGCCGACTTGTCGAAGAAGTGTGGTTGGAACAGAAAAAGTATATTTTGGGATTTGCCGTATTGGAGAACAAATGTGATTCGGCATAATTTGGATGTCATGCATATCGAGAAAAATGTTTTTGACAACGTTTTCAATACCGTGCTGAATGTTCCTGGAAAGACAAAGGACCATGCAAAATCAAGGGCAGAGTTAAATGATTTTTGCGATCGTCCGGAACTAGCACAAGACCCAACTACTGGTAGATATCCGAAGGCACTGTATGCTCTGGACAAggagcaaaaaaaattattgctaGAATGGATTCAGCAAATTAAATTCCCGGATGGCTACGTGTCAAACTTGTCTCGGTGTGTTGATTCAACCAAACAGAAAATGATGGGCATGAAAATCCACGACTGTCATGTGTTTATGCAGCGACTCCTACCAATTGCGCTGCGTGAGCTTCTCCCAAAAGAGATATGGGAGCCTATAGCAGAGTTGAGTATCTTCTTCAGGGAGTTAACTGCTACATCACTTAAGGGCGAGGATCTGAAACGTATGGAAGAAGAAATCCCGAAGATACTTTGCAAGTTGGAACGCATATTTCCTCCCAGCTTTTTTGATTCGATGGAACATCTTCCTGTTCATCTGCCATACGAAGCTAGAATGGCTGGACCGGTTCAGTATCGGTGGATGTATCCGTTTGAAAG ATATTTgcggaaattgaaaaaaaaggtatCCAACAAAAGTCGGGTGGAAGGCAGCATTAGTAGCGGATACCTAATGGAGGAAACAGCAAAATTTGCCTCTTTTTATTTCACGGATGGTGATCCGACGTTACCCTGTCGACTGCAAAGAAATGAGGTATTCGATACCGATATGGATGATGATGTCGACCGACTTTCAATTTTTAGAACAGTTGGGGAACCCATAGGTGCCTGCCGCAAAAGACATCTGGACGAGTATGAATATGTCGCCGCCCGGAGTTACGTCCTTTTGAATTGTGCGGAAATCGAACCTTACAGAGA TGTTTTCGAAGACGAATTGCATGCAATCAACCCTGCGATCACGCGGATCGAAGTTGAAGGAAAGTTAGAAAGGGAATTTGTGTCCTGGTTTGAAGGACAT GTGAAGGACCCAGCTACATGTATGAATCCCTATATTCTAAGTCTTGCGAAAGGCCCACTTAGATCAGTCAAAACATATAAGGGATATCGTGTAAACGGGTTCAAATTCAATACTCAAGATTATGGGGAGGATCGAGTTACTATGAATAGTGGAGTTTGTGTTAAAGGGTCTCTATTCGGTCCAGCCGTAAGCGACTTTTATGGAATGCTGACTGACATTATTGAGATAGAGTATCCAGCGCTGCCAATTAAAAGGACCGTCCTATTTAAATGCGATTGGTTCGATCCAACTCCAAACGTGGGTATGTCAGTGCATCGTCGATACAACATGGTAGACGTTAATCACAGAAGGAGGTACAACAAGTACGAACCTTTTATTCTAGCCGAACAGGCCGGTCAAGTCCATTACTTACCATACCCAAGTAAAAGACGAGATAAAAAGGACTGGTGGGCAGTATGCAGGATAAAGGCTAGATCTGAGCTTGACATGCCAGATGAGGTTATTCTGGCTTTCCAGGACGACGTCGTAGAACATGCTCTTAATGTGGAAACAGCTGATAATCCGACTAATTTGGTTGACCCGGACGAGGAAGCAGATGAGGAGGCGTTGGAAACGGCGCCAACAGCAGAGACAGCCGATGATTTTCTaccatcctcatcagacgaagcGGAGGACTACGAAGAGTTGTAG